A single Clostridium sp. AN503 DNA region contains:
- a CDS encoding DUF554 domain-containing protein, whose translation MPYGVIVNCGAVLLGGFIGAFLKSHFSEKLKEALPNVFGLSAITMGITLITKMESLSAVILAMIIGTVIGELLMLEERLLHGLKGLEAKLPFSLDEKQLDVLISMIILFCFSGTGIFGAMNSAMTGDHSILYAKAIMDFFTAIIFGTTAGYLVGFVAVPQFVVGLLLFSGATYILPMVTDTMLNNFKACGGMITLAVGLKIAGIKYSRVLNMLPALVLVFFFSLVL comes from the coding sequence ATGCCATACGGAGTGATCGTAAACTGCGGCGCAGTGCTGCTTGGAGGATTTATCGGAGCATTTTTAAAGAGTCATTTTTCGGAGAAGCTTAAGGAGGCGCTGCCCAATGTGTTCGGGCTATCCGCCATCACCATGGGGATCACGCTGATCACGAAGATGGAGAGCCTTTCGGCAGTGATCCTGGCGATGATCATAGGGACGGTGATCGGGGAGCTTCTCATGCTGGAAGAACGGCTGCTGCATGGTCTAAAGGGACTGGAGGCAAAGCTGCCGTTCAGCCTGGATGAGAAGCAGCTGGACGTGCTGATCAGCATGATCATCCTGTTCTGCTTCAGCGGCACCGGGATCTTCGGCGCTATGAATTCGGCTATGACCGGGGACCACTCGATCCTGTATGCGAAGGCCATCATGGATTTCTTCACTGCGATCATATTTGGTACGACTGCCGGGTATCTGGTGGGCTTTGTGGCGGTGCCTCAGTTCGTGGTGGGACTGCTGTTATTCAGTGGTGCGACCTATATCCTGCCGATGGTAACCGATACCATGCTTAACAACTTTAAAGCCTGCGGTGGTATGATCACGCTGGCGGTGGGCCTAAAGATCGCGGGGATCAAGTATTCACGGGTGTTAAACATGCTTCCGGCGCTGGTGCTGGTATTTTTCTTCTCCCTGGTCTTATAA
- a CDS encoding gluconate:H+ symporter, whose translation MSHEVQMLLGLFLGIAVMIILVMKTKTHTFIALLLAALIAGLVGKMAPAEVINAIQDGFGNTLKSTGIIIGLGVMMGGILEKSGAAERLAYTFIKLIGKGKEEWALGITGWIVSIPVFADSAVVIFAPLCKALSRVTGKSVIGLALAMACGLQCTHAMVPPTPGPLTAAGMMGVDVGQMILVGTALSIPIFIASILYSKWIGRKIYQIPMTDGTFDRKEFKKEYIKTMDQLDTIMNAKELPGLGNSLSPIIVPLILIFCKTALSLTSIESGLLFDVVTLVGSPIVALAIGTTLAVYGLGAKLDQKGVIGIMNESIKDTGIIMLITGAGGALGNVVKVSGIGDVLGSMVVGWPIPAILIPVIIAALMRIALGSATVAITTAASLTAPLIPMLGLSPVLLAQASCIGAIAFGYFNDSGFWVFNGMFGLTEMKDQLKCKTAVSMVMAGVGVAELLIINMFI comes from the coding sequence ATGTCACATGAAGTACAGATGCTCCTGGGCCTGTTCCTGGGAATCGCGGTTATGATCATCCTGGTCATGAAGACCAAGACACATACATTTATTGCCCTGCTGCTGGCGGCGCTGATCGCCGGACTGGTCGGGAAGATGGCTCCGGCCGAGGTGATAAACGCCATCCAGGACGGATTTGGAAACACGCTGAAAAGTACGGGCATCATCATCGGCCTGGGCGTTATGATGGGCGGCATCCTGGAAAAATCAGGAGCTGCAGAACGGCTTGCCTATACGTTTATCAAGCTGATCGGAAAAGGAAAAGAAGAATGGGCTTTGGGCATCACCGGATGGATCGTATCGATCCCGGTATTTGCGGACTCGGCAGTGGTTATTTTTGCACCGCTTTGTAAAGCGCTCTCAAGGGTGACCGGCAAGTCCGTGATCGGCCTGGCGCTTGCCATGGCCTGCGGGCTGCAGTGCACGCACGCCATGGTTCCGCCAACACCCGGCCCGCTGACGGCGGCAGGAATGATGGGCGTCGATGTGGGGCAGATGATCCTGGTGGGTACCGCATTGTCAATCCCGATCTTTATCGCCTCGATTCTGTACTCCAAATGGATCGGCAGGAAGATCTATCAGATCCCGATGACAGACGGGACCTTTGACCGGAAAGAGTTTAAAAAAGAATACATAAAGACCATGGATCAGTTGGATACCATCATGAATGCCAAAGAGCTTCCGGGGCTTGGCAATTCCCTGTCCCCGATCATTGTCCCGCTTATCCTGATCTTCTGCAAAACAGCGCTCAGCCTGACTTCTATTGAGAGCGGACTGCTATTTGATGTGGTAACCCTGGTGGGTTCCCCCATCGTGGCGCTGGCTATCGGTACGACCCTTGCCGTATATGGGCTTGGGGCAAAGCTGGACCAGAAGGGCGTCATCGGAATCATGAACGAGAGCATCAAGGATACGGGTATCATCATGCTGATCACCGGCGCGGGCGGCGCCCTGGGTAATGTGGTGAAAGTCAGCGGTATCGGCGATGTGCTTGGTTCCATGGTGGTCGGCTGGCCGATCCCTGCGATCCTGATTCCGGTTATCATTGCGGCTCTCATGAGGATCGCGCTGGGTTCTGCAACCGTGGCGATCACCACGGCGGCATCCCTGACCGCGCCGTTGATCCCGATGCTTGGCTTAAGCCCGGTCCTGCTGGCGCAGGCGAGCTGTATCGGTGCGATCGCATTTGGCTATTTTAACGACAGTGGTTTCTGGGTATTCAACGGAATGTTCGGGCTTACGGAGATGAAGGACCAGTTGAAGTGTAAGACGGCGGTGTCCATGGTGATGGCGGGTGTCGGCGTTGCGGAGCTGCTGATCATAAACATGTTTATTTAA
- a CDS encoding hydroxyacid dehydrogenase, which translates to MAYRILIPQDIAEEGKAFLRERGYEIKYGNGFTEQDLIRDVEDCDAVLLRTAEFPRSVMEAGRNLKIIARHGAGYNNVDLQAADELGILVTNTPDATTETVAEYALGGILMAAKRMAEHRDKLKQGDFLYKNSHKGTDLMGKTLGIVGIGRIGMAVAKKAHFGFDMDVIAYSPRKKQGQMPEYVRLVSWETLFEQSDFITVHVPLTAETKGFIGREEFGRMKSSAYLINCSRGGVADEAELIEALEKKQIAGLFTDVMDQEPPDADHPFFRMDQVTVMPHMASNTEECMARMALQAAMQIDLVLSGRNPDWVVNHPEAGKCLPG; encoded by the coding sequence TTGGCGTACAGGATTTTGATCCCTCAGGATATTGCGGAGGAGGGAAAAGCATTTCTGCGGGAACGCGGTTATGAGATAAAATATGGAAATGGCTTTACAGAGCAGGACCTGATCCGGGATGTGGAGGATTGCGACGCGGTGCTTTTGCGGACGGCAGAATTCCCGCGTTCTGTGATGGAAGCGGGCAGGAACTTGAAGATCATCGCCAGGCATGGGGCGGGATATAACAATGTGGACCTGCAGGCGGCAGACGAACTTGGAATCCTGGTGACCAACACGCCCGACGCTACGACGGAAACTGTGGCGGAGTATGCGCTGGGGGGGATCCTGATGGCAGCAAAACGGATGGCAGAACACCGGGATAAGCTGAAGCAGGGTGATTTTCTCTATAAAAACAGCCACAAGGGGACGGATCTGATGGGAAAGACCCTGGGGATCGTCGGGATTGGACGCATCGGTATGGCAGTGGCAAAAAAAGCGCATTTTGGTTTTGACATGGATGTGATCGCATACAGTCCCCGCAAAAAGCAGGGGCAGATGCCAGAATATGTCCGGCTGGTTTCCTGGGAGACGCTGTTTGAACAGTCGGATTTTATCACCGTCCATGTGCCGTTGACCGCAGAGACTAAGGGATTTATCGGCAGGGAAGAATTTGGCCGGATGAAATCCTCCGCATATCTGATCAACTGCTCCCGTGGCGGCGTGGCAGATGAGGCGGAGTTGATAGAAGCGCTTGAGAAAAAGCAGATCGCGGGATTATTTACCGATGTGATGGATCAGGAACCGCCGGATGCCGATCATCCGTTTTTCCGGATGGATCAGGTGACGGTGATGCCCCACATGGCGTCCAATACGGAGGAGTGCATGGCGCGTATGGCGCTTCAGGCGGCAATGCAGATCGACCTGGTTCTTAGCGGGAGAAATCCGGACTGGGTGGTAAACCATCCGGAGGCCGGGAAATGTTTGCCTGGCTGA
- a CDS encoding aldo/keto reductase, with amino-acid sequence MERYVTLPDGASVPAIGQGTWFLGEQRSRMEQEKEALTAGVKAGMTLIDTAEMYGSGKAESLIGRTIAGMDRSSLFLVSKVYPHNAGRKNIFKSCLASLERMGTDYLDLYLLHWRGGIPLEETVECMEQLKKEGKIRRWGVSNFDTSDMEELWSVPGGKNCAVNQVLYHAASRGIEYDLLPWMREHHVPLMAYCPLAQGGDLRRGLYENAVLKNIAAAHGASISQVLLAFVVRDGSTIAIPRSSRKEHTLDNAGADGLALTEAELSAIDQEFPAPRNKVYLDIV; translated from the coding sequence ATGGAGAGATATGTTACATTGCCGGACGGGGCTTCGGTTCCGGCCATCGGACAGGGTACCTGGTTTTTGGGAGAGCAGAGATCACGGATGGAGCAGGAAAAAGAAGCCCTGACCGCCGGTGTGAAAGCAGGCATGACGCTGATCGATACGGCGGAGATGTATGGGAGCGGCAAGGCGGAGTCTTTGATCGGAAGGACCATTGCCGGGATGGACAGAAGCAGCCTGTTCCTGGTCTCGAAGGTATATCCTCACAACGCAGGGAGGAAAAATATCTTCAAAAGCTGTTTGGCGAGCCTGGAGCGGATGGGTACGGATTATCTGGATTTGTACCTGCTCCACTGGCGCGGCGGGATTCCTCTGGAAGAGACCGTGGAATGTATGGAGCAGCTTAAAAAAGAAGGGAAGATCCGGCGCTGGGGCGTGTCCAATTTTGATACCTCTGACATGGAGGAGCTGTGGAGTGTGCCGGGCGGCAAAAATTGTGCGGTCAATCAGGTCCTCTACCATGCGGCTTCCCGCGGGATCGAGTACGATCTTCTCCCCTGGATGCGGGAGCATCATGTGCCGCTGATGGCATACTGCCCGCTGGCCCAGGGCGGTGATCTTCGCAGAGGGCTTTATGAAAATGCGGTCTTGAAAAATATCGCTGCAGCCCATGGAGCAAGTATCTCCCAGGTACTGCTGGCTTTTGTTGTGCGCGACGGAAGTACCATCGCGATTCCGCGCAGCAGCAGGAAGGAACATACGCTGGATAATGCAGGTGCGGATGGGCTGGCGCTGACGGAGGCGGAGCTTTCAGCGATCGATCAGGAGTTCCCGGCGCCCAGGAACAAGGTTTATCTGGATATCGTGTAA
- a CDS encoding NAD(P)-dependent oxidoreductase has product MAVHVIDEANRCLNCKNPMCMKGCPIHTPIPMVIKAFKEGNLNGAGEMLFENNPMSMICSLVCNHENQCEGHCILGRKGEPVHISSIENYISDTYFDKMQIPCEPKNGKKVAVIGAGPAGITIAILLTKKGYSVTIFDSRDKIGGVLQYGIPEFRLPKTILERYKKKLRQIGIKIRPNTTIGGALEIKDLFRDGYQSIFIGTGVWRPKTLGVKGESLGNVHFAIDYLANPDAYELGETLAIIGMGNSAMDVARTALRKGVRKVTLYARGLNSTASGHETAYAKLDGAELEFGKQILEINDDGPVFREIYFDEEGNKTGEAEEPMQVYADSTVISISQGPKSKLVNTTEGLKASKNGLLMTNSFGETTHPGIFAAGDVVLGAKTVVEATAYSKLVAEAMDKYMRGELPEEEGGETDKR; this is encoded by the coding sequence ATGGCAGTACATGTAATTGATGAGGCAAACCGGTGTTTGAATTGTAAGAATCCCATGTGTATGAAGGGATGTCCGATCCACACACCGATTCCCATGGTGATCAAGGCATTTAAAGAAGGGAATCTGAACGGAGCAGGGGAGATGTTATTTGAAAATAACCCCATGTCCATGATCTGTTCTCTTGTGTGCAATCATGAGAATCAGTGCGAGGGCCACTGTATCCTGGGAAGGAAGGGCGAGCCGGTCCATATCAGCAGCATAGAAAATTATATCTCTGATACTTATTTTGACAAGATGCAGATTCCCTGTGAGCCGAAAAACGGCAAAAAGGTGGCGGTCATCGGCGCCGGTCCGGCGGGGATCACCATTGCGATCCTTTTGACGAAGAAAGGCTACAGCGTGACGATCTTCGATTCGCGGGATAAGATCGGTGGAGTCTTACAGTACGGGATTCCGGAGTTCAGGCTCCCCAAGACCATATTGGAGCGGTACAAGAAGAAGCTGCGCCAGATCGGGATCAAGATCCGTCCCAACACGACCATTGGCGGCGCGCTGGAGATCAAGGATCTGTTCCGGGATGGCTATCAGAGCATCTTTATCGGCACCGGCGTGTGGCGTCCGAAGACCCTGGGGGTGAAGGGGGAATCTTTGGGAAATGTACATTTTGCCATCGATTATCTGGCAAATCCCGACGCCTATGAGCTGGGTGAAACCCTGGCGATCATAGGGATGGGCAATTCCGCCATGGATGTGGCGCGCACGGCTCTGCGCAAGGGCGTACGGAAGGTGACGCTGTATGCCCGCGGACTAAACAGCACAGCCAGCGGACATGAGACCGCCTATGCGAAGCTGGATGGAGCGGAGCTGGAGTTTGGCAAACAGATCCTGGAGATCAACGACGACGGCCCGGTATTCCGGGAGATTTATTTTGATGAGGAGGGCAACAAGACCGGGGAGGCAGAGGAGCCGATGCAGGTCTATGCGGATTCCACGGTTATTTCCATCAGCCAGGGGCCAAAGAGCAAGCTGGTCAATACCACAGAAGGGCTTAAGGCGTCTAAGAATGGTCTTCTGATGACCAACAGCTTTGGTGAGACGACCCATCCGGGAATATTTGCGGCGGGTGACGTGGTGCTGGGGGCAAAGACTGTTGTGGAGGCCACGGCTTACTCCAAGCTGGTGGCAGAAGCCATGGATAAATACATGAGGGGCGAGCTGCCGGAGGAAGAAGGCGGGGAGACGGACAAAAGATAA
- a CDS encoding dihydrodipicolinate synthase family protein yields the protein MNTDFIKGVVVPILTPIDENEMINEKKLREQVDYVIEGGVLGILAFGSNGEFYVIEEDEMERGLKIMVDQAAGRVPVYFGIGAISTKKCCRLAKMAAANGAAGISILQPMFLKPTETELFEHFKAIAESVPEIPVLLYNNPGRVNYTMSANLVERLAHEVENIVGMKDTSGDITQTSEFIRRTRDVNFKVFGGKDTLLYASMCHGAVGGVCTAANFMPELITDVYNKFVAGDLQGSLEAQFKLNPVRLSMDGASFPVAAKDMANLRGRNIGVPYRPNLATPEGPVLDKIKAEMKNAGLI from the coding sequence ATGAACACAGATTTTATTAAGGGCGTGGTCGTCCCGATTCTCACGCCGATCGATGAGAATGAGATGATCAACGAGAAGAAACTGAGAGAACAGGTTGACTATGTGATCGAAGGCGGTGTGCTGGGCATCCTTGCCTTCGGCAGCAACGGCGAGTTCTATGTGATCGAGGAAGATGAGATGGAGCGCGGTCTTAAGATCATGGTAGATCAGGCTGCGGGCCGTGTGCCGGTATACTTTGGCATCGGCGCCATCAGCACGAAGAAATGCTGCCGCCTGGCGAAGATGGCAGCGGCAAACGGTGCGGCGGGTATTTCCATCCTGCAGCCCATGTTTTTAAAACCGACGGAAACCGAGCTGTTTGAGCATTTTAAGGCGATCGCGGAGTCGGTGCCGGAAATTCCGGTACTCCTCTACAACAATCCGGGCCGTGTAAACTATACCATGTCCGCCAATCTGGTGGAGCGTCTCGCCCATGAGGTGGAGAACATTGTGGGCATGAAGGATACCAGCGGCGATATAACCCAGACCTCCGAGTTCATCCGCAGGACCAGGGATGTGAACTTCAAGGTGTTCGGCGGAAAAGACACCCTGCTGTACGCTTCCATGTGCCACGGCGCTGTGGGCGGTGTCTGCACGGCGGCAAACTTTATGCCGGAGCTGATCACTGACGTCTACAACAAGTTTGTGGCGGGGGATCTGCAGGGTTCCTTAGAGGCCCAGTTCAAGTTAAATCCGGTGCGCCTGTCCATGGACGGAGCCAGCTTCCCGGTAGCTGCAAAAGACATGGCAAATCTGCGGGGCCGCAATATCGGCGTGCCGTACAGACCTAATCTTGCCACCCCGGAAGGTCCGGTGTTAGACAAGATCAAAGCTGAGATGAAAAACGCAGGACTGATTTAG
- a CDS encoding LysR family transcriptional regulator, with the protein MDLKQIEYIVQIADECSITKAAEKMFISQSGLNQQLLKLEAELGTPLFHRSKNDLRLTEAGKVYVDYGRQILQLKKEAYNILHDITDNKTGSLSIGLTPERGINMLMSIYPEFHRRFPYITIEPQEIGVRRQQSLISRGYLDLGFVTLCEKDKTGDEYLHIYYEDIFLAVPRGHPLAQNANPPGEPFATADLRDFKDEYFVLMFKNSTMRSVIDPLFEEAGFTPRLLFETASNRTMGNLVKNHMACSLLSGNYALDQEDIAYFYLPQRPRWELCATYKKGHYLSKAAQTFIALAMDHYRNSAAENGLYIQ; encoded by the coding sequence ATGGATTTAAAGCAAATAGAATATATCGTTCAGATTGCAGATGAATGCAGTATCACAAAAGCTGCGGAAAAGATGTTTATTTCTCAGTCGGGCCTGAACCAGCAGCTATTAAAACTGGAGGCGGAGCTTGGCACGCCCCTGTTCCACCGGAGCAAAAATGATCTTCGCCTGACGGAAGCCGGAAAAGTCTACGTAGACTACGGACGTCAGATCCTTCAGTTGAAAAAGGAAGCCTACAATATCCTGCATGACATCACCGACAACAAGACCGGAAGCCTCTCCATCGGCCTTACTCCTGAGCGTGGGATCAACATGTTGATGAGCATATATCCTGAATTTCACCGGCGGTTTCCGTATATCACCATAGAACCGCAGGAGATCGGAGTCCGCAGGCAGCAGTCCCTGATATCCAGGGGATATCTTGACCTGGGATTTGTGACCCTCTGCGAAAAAGACAAGACCGGCGACGAGTATCTCCATATTTACTACGAAGACATCTTCCTGGCGGTGCCGCGCGGCCATCCGCTGGCTCAGAATGCCAATCCGCCGGGGGAACCATTTGCAACTGCTGATCTGAGGGATTTCAAAGATGAGTATTTCGTTCTGATGTTTAAGAATTCAACCATGCGCTCCGTGATTGACCCGCTGTTTGAAGAAGCGGGCTTCACCCCCCGGCTGCTGTTTGAGACCGCCAGCAACCGCACCATGGGCAACCTGGTAAAGAACCATATGGCATGTTCCCTGCTTTCCGGAAATTATGCGCTGGACCAGGAGGATATCGCGTATTTCTATCTGCCGCAGCGCCCCCGCTGGGAGCTGTGCGCCACATATAAGAAGGGCCATTATCTTTCAAAGGCGGCCCAGACCTTCATCGCTCTTGCCATGGACCATTACCGCAATTCTGCCGCAGAAAACGGGCTGTACATCCAGTGA
- a CDS encoding enolase C-terminal domain-like protein, producing the protein MMSPRIEKMEVWPVAGSDCMELNLSGAHAPYFTRNVVILYADNGETGVGEVPGGEKITKALEECIPLVVGTRVAEYKSTLLKVKAHLDAKGEEDVRGNQTFDLRTGVHVVTAIEAPCLDLLGKHLGVPVCELLGDGQQRDKVRMLGYLFFVGDRNKTDLPYVSEPDADCDWYRIRHEEALTAEKIVAYAKATHEKYGFQDFKLKGGVLAGNEEMDVIRALKKEFPDARIDLDPNGGWLLKEAVEYVKGMEGILTYCEDPCGAEGVYSGREIMSEFRRRTGFPTATNMIATDWREVGHSLESQAVDIILADPHFWTMSGSVRVAQMCHDFGYTWGSHSNNHFDISLAMFTQVGAAVPGQYNALDTHWIWQEGLERLTKEPLQIVDGCVAVPKKPGLGVEVDIEQVKKANEVYLKNCLGARNDAMGMQYLIPGWKFDPKKPCLVR; encoded by the coding sequence ATGATGTCACCGAGAATTGAGAAAATGGAAGTATGGCCGGTTGCGGGAAGCGACTGCATGGAGTTGAATTTGAGCGGCGCCCACGCTCCGTATTTTACCAGGAATGTGGTGATCCTGTACGCCGACAATGGAGAGACCGGCGTGGGAGAGGTGCCGGGAGGAGAAAAGATCACGAAGGCGCTGGAGGAATGTATCCCCCTTGTCGTAGGTACCCGGGTGGCAGAATACAAGAGTACGCTTTTAAAGGTGAAAGCGCATCTGGATGCGAAGGGCGAGGAGGATGTGCGGGGAAACCAGACCTTCGACCTGCGCACCGGCGTCCATGTGGTCACCGCGATCGAGGCTCCCTGCCTGGATCTTCTTGGAAAGCATCTGGGAGTCCCGGTCTGCGAACTGCTTGGAGACGGGCAGCAGAGGGACAAGGTCAGGATGCTGGGCTATCTGTTCTTTGTGGGCGACCGCAATAAGACGGATCTGCCATACGTATCGGAGCCGGATGCGGACTGCGACTGGTACCGGATCCGTCATGAGGAGGCTCTGACCGCCGAGAAGATCGTGGCATACGCAAAGGCAACCCATGAAAAATACGGATTCCAGGATTTCAAGCTGAAAGGCGGCGTGCTGGCGGGCAACGAGGAGATGGACGTGATACGGGCGCTCAAAAAAGAATTTCCGGATGCGCGGATCGACTTAGACCCCAATGGCGGCTGGCTGTTAAAGGAAGCGGTCGAGTATGTGAAAGGGATGGAAGGAATCCTGACCTACTGTGAAGACCCCTGCGGGGCTGAGGGAGTATATTCCGGCAGGGAGATCATGAGCGAGTTCCGCCGCCGTACCGGATTCCCCACGGCGACCAACATGATCGCCACAGACTGGCGCGAGGTTGGGCATTCCTTAGAATCCCAGGCGGTTGATATTATCCTTGCAGATCCTCATTTCTGGACCATGAGCGGTTCCGTGCGGGTTGCACAGATGTGCCATGATTTTGGATATACATGGGGTTCCCATTCCAACAATCACTTTGACATCTCCCTGGCTATGTTTACCCAGGTCGGCGCCGCAGTGCCGGGACAGTACAATGCGCTGGATACGCACTGGATCTGGCAGGAGGGCTTAGAGCGCCTGACAAAAGAGCCGCTGCAGATCGTGGACGGCTGTGTGGCAGTCCCGAAAAAACCTGGTCTGGGCGTGGAAGTGGATATCGAGCAGGTGAAAAAGGCAAACGAGGTGTACTTGAAGAATTGTCTGGGCGCCAGGAATGATGCCATGGGAATGCAGTATCTGATCCCGGGGTGGAAATTTGATCCGAAAAAGCCTTGCCTGGTCCGATAA
- a CDS encoding iron-containing alcohol dehydrogenase family protein, which produces MEKIILDSAIKFGAGRYRQDKGILEECGGEIKRFGTKACVVAGPRAFDAVKDRLLPGFERAGLDYVVEIYEGPCSYEAAAEYAGKCLAAGCDEVVGIGGGRIMDFSKAVAEYAHLGTVNIPTSISTCAAFTTMSVMYTPEGAKKDCWRFEHEIDAVLVDMEVIARCPVRYAAAGILDAMAKRIEIQNGKPVMRLEENKFDLFTAFKMAEYTYEVLETYGPEAVEDIRKGRLTKAVEDVTFISIAVTGVIANITKSFRQSALGHLLYDGIRTHFTKEAAGALHGEIVAVALFTQLYYNQLSQEKDRLKEFMRNMDMPLTLKELGVEPFEANLKVLEDYLIDSPYVEPSEESLKRLHGAMRQMC; this is translated from the coding sequence ATGGAAAAGATCATTTTGGACAGCGCGATCAAATTCGGAGCCGGACGGTACCGCCAGGACAAAGGGATCCTTGAAGAATGCGGCGGGGAGATAAAAAGGTTTGGAACGAAAGCCTGTGTCGTTGCGGGGCCGAGGGCGTTTGACGCGGTAAAGGACAGGCTTCTGCCCGGATTTGAGCGCGCGGGGCTGGACTATGTGGTGGAGATCTATGAAGGCCCGTGCAGCTATGAGGCGGCAGCAGAATATGCCGGGAAATGTCTGGCCGCAGGCTGCGATGAGGTAGTAGGGATCGGTGGCGGAAGGATCATGGACTTTTCCAAGGCGGTGGCGGAATACGCTCATCTGGGAACGGTCAACATCCCCACATCTATCTCCACCTGCGCCGCGTTTACCACCATGAGCGTCATGTATACGCCGGAGGGAGCAAAGAAGGACTGCTGGCGGTTTGAGCATGAGATCGATGCGGTCCTGGTGGACATGGAAGTGATTGCCCGGTGCCCGGTCCGCTATGCGGCGGCCGGTATCCTGGACGCGATGGCGAAACGCATTGAGATCCAGAACGGCAAGCCGGTCATGCGTCTGGAAGAAAATAAATTCGATCTGTTCACGGCATTTAAAATGGCGGAATATACCTATGAGGTGCTGGAAACATACGGACCGGAGGCAGTGGAGGATATCCGGAAGGGAAGACTGACGAAGGCGGTGGAGGATGTCACTTTTATCAGTATCGCAGTGACCGGCGTGATCGCCAATATCACCAAAAGCTTCAGACAATCGGCGCTGGGACATCTGCTGTACGACGGGATCCGCACTCATTTTACAAAAGAGGCAGCAGGCGCGCTTCACGGGGAGATCGTGGCGGTGGCGCTGTTTACACAATTGTACTATAATCAGCTCAGCCAGGAAAAAGACAGGCTGAAGGAGTTTATGAGGAATATGGATATGCCGCTGACCCTAAAGGAGCTGGGGGTAGAACCGTTTGAAGCAAACTTAAAGGTGCTGGAGGATTATCTGATCGATTCCCCCTATGTGGAGCCGTCGGAAGAAAGCTTAAAACGTCTGCATGGGGCGATGCGGCAGATGTGCTGA
- a CDS encoding AEC family transporter produces MDISGLWTLQCMMFLLVAAGALLKKKGILKEEGKSVLTDAVLYFFLPCNIINSFRMEFDISILRKFAVILIVSVLVQAVSYGLSKLLYNHKSMEVKRVMQYCTIVSNSGFLGLPIAEGIYGAEGMMYASIFIIPMRIMMWSAGIACFTDSPDFRSVVKKIAVHPCIIAVYIGLGLMFFQAPLAGLYGGIISGSAPAVSAVVTVIVTALDKAVRSAGGCTTALTMVLIGMMLADVKAGSMLDKDAMFISALRLVLLPALVLAGCRLAGVNPFLTGVCVLITGMPAGSTSAILAAKYGCDYTFATKCIVVSTLLSMLSIPVWGMVLG; encoded by the coding sequence ATGGATATCAGTGGATTATGGACATTGCAGTGTATGATGTTTTTACTGGTGGCGGCCGGGGCATTACTCAAAAAGAAAGGAATCCTGAAAGAGGAGGGGAAATCAGTGCTGACGGATGCGGTGCTGTATTTTTTCCTTCCCTGCAATATCATCAATTCCTTCCGCATGGAATTTGATATCAGTATCCTGCGGAAATTTGCCGTGATCCTGATCGTTTCCGTGCTGGTGCAGGCGGTCAGCTACGGTCTCAGCAAATTGCTGTACAACCACAAATCCATGGAAGTCAAACGGGTCATGCAGTACTGCACGATCGTGTCTAATTCAGGTTTTCTGGGCCTTCCGATCGCGGAAGGCATCTATGGTGCGGAGGGCATGATGTACGCCTCGATCTTCATCATACCTATGCGGATCATGATGTGGTCTGCGGGGATTGCCTGTTTTACGGACAGCCCTGACTTTAGATCTGTAGTGAAAAAAATCGCAGTCCATCCATGCATCATTGCGGTCTATATCGGGTTGGGCCTGATGTTCTTCCAGGCGCCGCTTGCCGGGCTGTATGGTGGGATCATAAGCGGCTCCGCTCCTGCGGTCTCGGCAGTGGTGACAGTGATTGTGACCGCTCTCGATAAAGCAGTGCGCTCCGCTGGCGGATGCACCACGGCTCTGACAATGGTGCTGATCGGAATGATGCTGGCGGACGTAAAGGCAGGCAGTATGCTTGATAAAGACGCCATGTTCATCTCCGCCCTGCGCCTGGTCCTCCTTCCGGCGCTGGTGCTGGCAGGCTGCCGCCTTGCCGGGGTAAATCCGTTCCTGACCGGCGTCTGCGTCCTGATCACCGGAATGCCGGCTGGAAGTACGTCGGCGATCCTGGCGGCGAAGTATGGCTGTGATTATACCTTTGCGACGAAATGCATTGTGGTCTCGACTCTGCTTTCCATGTTGTCTATTCCTGTGTGGGGGATGGTTTTGGGGTGA